Within Mucilaginibacter inviolabilis, the genomic segment CATTAAGTAAAAGGTTCTCTTTTCAGGATGTGGTTATACTAAGTCATATTAACCTGGCAGTAATTGGGTTGATCATCAAGGTCATGAATCCCAAATGTCAGGTTTGGTTGATAGCTCACGGCATTGAGGTGTGGAGACCTTTTTCATTCGTAAAAAAACGTTTCCTTAAAAACTGCGACAGAATAATTTGTGTAAGCAATTTCACCCGGCAACAAATGCTTCACTGGCACCATATTGATAAAGACATCTGTACGGTGTTGAATAATGCCATCGACCCATTGATGCAACTGCCCTTCACCTTTTCAAAGCCAACAAGTTTGCTTAATCGTTACCGGCTTAAAAATAGCTATCCCATTGTATTTACGTTAACCCGCATGGCTTCTACCGAAAAGTACAAAGGCCATGAGTTGGTGATTGAAGCTATAGGAAAGTTGAAAAACAAATTTCCGCACATCAAGTACATCTTGTCAGGAAAATATGATGAGCTGGAAGATGTAAGGATCAATAAATTAATAGCCAATCATGATGTGAGCGATCAGATCATTTTAACAGGCTTTATTGATGAAGCCGAATTGACCGACCATTTTTTACTAGCCGATCTGTTTGTTTTACCCAGTAAAAAAGAAGGCTTTGGGATTGTGTTCATAGAAGCTATGGCCTGCGGGCTACCAGTTATCTGTGGTAATGCCGACGGTAGTGTTGATGCCATCCGCAATGGCGAATTAGGTAAATCTGTTAACACAGATAATTCTACCGAATTATATGATTGCATTACCGAATCATTAGCTCAACCGCTAACAGACACTCGTCGCGAGCAATTACAAAAACATAGTTTACGTTACTTTAATCAACCCGATTATGAACACAAACTGCAGGAATTATTAAGCGAATAAGCATGTTGGAAAACGAAGACTGGGACATCAAAATAACCGCACAAAACAGCATTTTCGACCTAAAGCTTAAGGATGTATGGCATTACCGCGATCTGCTATTGTTATTGGTAAGGCGCGATTTTGTTTCATTTTATAAGCAGACCATCCTGGGCCCCATCTGGTTTTTTATACAACCGGCTATCACCATTTTATTTTACACCCTGGTTTTTGGTAACCTGGCCGGGATACCGGTTGATGGCCTGCCAAAGCCCTTATTTTATTTGGCAGGAACCATCGTATGGAATTATTTTGCCGAATGTCTTATCAAAACATCAACCGTTTTTAGGGACAACGCTGCATTATTAGGGAAGGTTTATTTTCCCCGGCTAATTATGCCGCTGAGCATTGTATTATCCAACCTCATCAGGTTTGGTGTACAGTTTTTACTTTTTATGATCCTTTATATGGTGTATCTGTTTAAAGGGAGTGTTATTGTTCCGAATGCTTTTTTATTGCTGTTACCTTTACTCATCATCATGATAGCAGCTCTGGGTTTAGGTCTGGGAATGATCATATCAGCGGTAACAACCAAATATCGCGACCTGGCTTTTATCGTATCATTTGGGGTACCTTTATTAATGTATACAACAACGGTAATTTTCCCTCTGTCGGTAGCCGAAACCAGATATCCGGCTTATAGCTGGCTGGTAAAATTTAACCCGGTAACGGCTATCATTGAAACTTTCAGATATGGATTTTTGGGGCGCGGAAGTTTTAGCTGGGAGCTGATGGGCTATAGCTTAGCAACCACTATTATCATTCTGTTGCTTGGTACTATTATATTTAACCGGGTTGAAAAAACATTTGTCGATACTGTATAAATGAGCACCGTAATTAAAGTTGAAAATCTGTCAAAAGCCTACCAACTGGGCGATTTTGGTACCGGCACTATTTCCCGCGATCTGGAACGTTACTGGGCCAGGATACGTGGCAAAGAAGATCCTTTTTTAAAAATAGGCGAAACCAATGATCGCACAACCAAAGGCGGAAGTGATGTGGTTTGGAGTTTACGTGATATTAATTTTGATATTGAACAAGGTGATGCCGTAGGCATTATTGGCCGTAATGGTGCCGG encodes:
- a CDS encoding glycosyltransferase family 4 protein, producing MSKKVLLLTLQTFSTTGGIQKMTRTLGYTLNRIAQNNKWNFELWSAYDHTSDLMPEYLPVSNFKGFGINKLSFALKTLSKRFSFQDVVILSHINLAVIGLIIKVMNPKCQVWLIAHGIEVWRPFSFVKKRFLKNCDRIICVSNFTRQQMLHWHHIDKDICTVLNNAIDPLMQLPFTFSKPTSLLNRYRLKNSYPIVFTLTRMASTEKYKGHELVIEAIGKLKNKFPHIKYILSGKYDELEDVRINKLIANHDVSDQIILTGFIDEAELTDHFLLADLFVLPSKKEGFGIVFIEAMACGLPVICGNADGSVDAIRNGELGKSVNTDNSTELYDCITESLAQPLTDTRREQLQKHSLRYFNQPDYEHKLQELLSE
- a CDS encoding ABC transporter permease; this translates as MLENEDWDIKITAQNSIFDLKLKDVWHYRDLLLLLVRRDFVSFYKQTILGPIWFFIQPAITILFYTLVFGNLAGIPVDGLPKPLFYLAGTIVWNYFAECLIKTSTVFRDNAALLGKVYFPRLIMPLSIVLSNLIRFGVQFLLFMILYMVYLFKGSVIVPNAFLLLLPLLIIMIAALGLGLGMIISAVTTKYRDLAFIVSFGVPLLMYTTTVIFPLSVAETRYPAYSWLVKFNPVTAIIETFRYGFLGRGSFSWELMGYSLATTIIILLLGTIIFNRVEKTFVDTV